The following proteins are co-located in the Carassius auratus strain Wakin chromosome 7, ASM336829v1, whole genome shotgun sequence genome:
- the si:ch211-107o10.3 gene encoding retinol dehydrogenase 11: MQDYTKAVKEFVEEHPTGITAVLVTGVGIFALRRWLAGGVCRSRARLDGKTVLITGANTGIGKETAVDMAKRGARVILACRDMGRANKAADEVRKRSGNGNVVVKMLDLASLQSVRALAKDVQQNEQRLDILINNAGVMMCPQWKTDDGFEMQFGVNHLGHFLLTNLLLDVLKKSTPSRVVNVSSLAHERGKIHFDDINLEKHYDPSISYQQSKLANVLFTRELAVRLKGTGVTTYALHPGVIHTELGRHFLPSLPLWKRLLFLPFFFCVKSPLQGAQTTIYCAVDENLQNTSGLYYSDCAVKEAAPQGRDDAAARRLWDLSASMVGLA, from the exons ATGCAGGACTACACAAAGGCAGTGAAGGAGTTTGTGGAAGAACATCCTACAGGAATCACCGCTGTCCTGGTGACGG GTGTCGGGATCTTTGCCCTGCGGAGATGGCTGGCTGGAGGAGTCTGCCGCAGCAGAGCACGCTTGGACGGTAAAACTGTTCTGATCACGGGAGCCAACACTGGTATCGGCAAAGAGACAGCGGTGGACATGGCCAAGAGAG GTGCAAGGGTCATCCTGGCTTGCCGAGATATGGGCAGAGCCAACAAAGCAGCAGATGAAGTCAGAAAGAGGAGTGGAAATGGCAATGTGGTTGTGAAGATGCTGGATCTGGCCTCCTTGCAGTCTGTCCGAGCTCTGGCCAAAGATGTACAGCAGAATGAACAGAGACTGGATATTCTCATTAATAATGCTG GGGTAATGATGTGCCCACAGTGGAAGACAGATGATGGCTTTGAGATGCAGTTTGGTGTGAACCATCTGGGTCATTTCTTGCTTACCAACTTACTTCTGGACGTGTTGAAGAAATCAACACCCAGCCGAGTTGTCAATGTTTCTAGCCTGGCCCATGAAAGAG gCAAGATTCATTTTGATGATATAAACCTGGAGAAACACTATGATCCATCAATAAGCTATCAACAGAGCAAACTGGCCAATGTTTTGTTTACCCGGGAACTAGCTGTCAGACTGAAAG GCACAGGAGTGACAACTTACGCTCTTCATCCTGGGGTGATCCATACTGAGCTGGGCCGACACTTTTTGCCCTCTTTGCCTCTATGGAAGAGGCTTTTGTTCTTgccttttttcttctgtgttaaATCACCTTTGCAGGGTGCACAGACCACCATCTACTGTGCAGTGGATGAGAATCTGCAGAATACCAGCGGCCTTTACTACAG TGATTGTGCCGTGAAAGAGGCAGCTCCTCAGGGTAGGGATGATGCTGCAGCCCGCAGACTGTGGGATCTCAGTGCTTCCATGGTGGGCCTGGCTTGA
- the frmd5b gene encoding FERM domain-containing protein 5 codes for MLSRLMSGSERSLDREFNCTVRLLDDSEYTCTVQRDAKGQWLFEQVCQHLNLLEKDYFGIRFVDPEKQRHWLEFSKAITKQMRSQPPYTMCLRVKFYPPDPAALKEEITRYLVFLQIKRDLYHGRLLCKSSDAAMLAAFILQAEIGDYDPGKHPEGYSSKFQFFPKHSERLERRIAEIHKSELTGQSPETAELNFLKKAQTLETYGVDPHPCKDVSGNAAFLAFTPFGFVVLQGNRRIHFLKWNEVTKLKFEGKTFHIYATHQEDQKIILTYFAPTPEACKHLWKCGVENQAFYQFEKSSQVRTVSSSNLFFKGSRFRYSGKVAKEVMEQSAKIRREPPEIHRAGMVPSRSCPSITHGPRQSSVPRTRRRAVHISIMEGLESLRDSGHSTPVRSVSSGNSFLRSHGNGAEGGHGTAEFSQDPYSPSDSVLPTPVSNDPSDPAQVRHTNGPRSIQEEGGTELCTQNQAKPQGVKPKGKRSQLEKTRPTQHGPEEGVNQVICSLARLFLVALALLFALLLLLIVLTESELDLAFLRDIRRTPEFQQFHYEYFCPLRRWLACKLRWMGGHLTNK; via the exons ATGTTGAGCCGACTGATGAGTGGCAGCGAGCGGAGTCTTGACAGGGAATTCAACTGTACGGTGCGACTGCTGGACGACTCGGAATACACTTGTACGGTTCAG AGGGATGCAAAAGGGCAATGGCTGTTTGAGCAGGTCTGCCAGCATCTAAACCTGCTTGAGAAAGACTACTTTGGCATCAGATTTGTGGACCCAGAAAAACAACGG CATTGGCTGGAGTTCAGCAAGGCAATTACCAAACAAATGAGAT CCCAGCCACCCTACACTATGTGTTTGCGGGTTAAATTCTATCCTCCGGACCCTGCAGCTCTTAAAGAAGAGATCACTAG atacctGGTCTTCCTACAGATTAAAAGAGATTTGTATCATGGCCGACTTCTGTGCAAAAGTTCAGATGCTGCTATGTTGGCTGCATTCATCCTGCAGG CTGAGATTGGAGATTATGACCCGGGGAAGCATCCGGAAGGTTACAGCTCTAAGTTTCAGTTTTTTCCCAAGCATTCTGAGCGCCTGGAGCGCCGCATTGCTGAGATCCACAAATCCGAGCTGAC GGGCCAGAGTCCTGAGACAGCTGAGCTGAACTTCTTAAAGAAAGCTCAGACTCTTGAAACATATGGAGTAGATCCACACCCATGCAAG GATGTGTCtggcaatgctgcatttctcgcATTTACCCCATTTGGCTTTGTGGTACTACAGGGGAACAGGAGGATTCATTTCCTCAAATG GAATGAAGTGACCAAACTGAAGTTCGAAGGAAAGACATTTCATATATATGCAACTCATCAAGAG GATCAGAAGATCATCTTGACTTACTTTGCTCCAACACCTGAGGCCTGCAAGCATCTATGGAAGTGTGGGGTTGAAAACCAAGCTTTCTACCA gtttgagaaatcaagtcaagttCGCACTGTATCCAGTAGTAATCTTTTCTTCAAAGGGAGCCGCTTTAGATATAG TGGTAAAGTGGCCAAGGAAGTGATGGAACAGAGTGCCAAAATCAGACGTGAGCCTCCAGAGATCCACAG ggctGGGATGGTCCCGAGTAGGAGTTGTCCTTCCATTACTCATGGCCCACGACAGAGTAGCGTTCCCCGAACACGAAGAAGAGCAGTCCACATTTCCATCATGGAGG GTCTGGAGTCCTTGCGCGACAGTGGCCATTCCACGCCAGTCCGATCGGTCTCCAGTGGGAACTCATTCCTACGCTCCCATGGAAATGGAGCTGAGGGAGGACATGGAACAGCTGAATTTTCCCAGGACCCTTACAGTCCCTCTGACAGTGTTCTTCCCACACCGGTGTCCAATGACCCCTCAGACCCGGCTCAGGTTCGCCACACAAATGGCCCCCGCAGCATTCAAGAGGAAGGAGGAACAGAACTGTGTACTCAAAACCAGGCAAAGCCACAGGGCGTTAAACCCAAAGGAAAACGTTCTCAACTGGAGAAGACTAGGCCAACCCAACATGGCCCAGAGGAAGGGGTGAATCAGGTCATCTGTAGTTTGGCACGTCTTTTCTTAGTAGCCCTGGCTCTTCTCTTCGCCCTCCTTCTACTTCTTATTGTGCTAACAGAGTCTGAGCTGGACTTGGCCTTTCTTAGGGACATCCGAAGGACACCCGAATTCCAGCAGTTCCACTATGAGTACTTTTGCCCCCTTAGGCGCTGGCTGGCCTGCAAACTGCGCTGGATGGGTGGGCATCTCACTAATAAATGA
- the tmed3 gene encoding transmembrane emp24 domain-containing protein 3, producing the protein MRYHFLVILAVYIAFANATELTFELPDNEKQCFYEELEQGTKFDIDFQVIAGGNYDVDCFVTDPLNNMLYQERKKQYDSFSHTTTMKGVYTVCFSNEFSTFSHKIVYLDFRTGEDDRLMPDMNRATALTQMESACLSIHEILKVVSDSQTWYRLREAQDRIRAEDLNERVHFWSIGETIILFVVCIGQVLMLKSFFNEKKATST; encoded by the exons ATGAGATACCATTTTCTTGTAATTTTGGCTGTGTACATAGCCTTTGCAAATGCCACCGAATTAACTTTTGAATTGCCCGATAACGAGAAACAATGCTTTTACGAGGAGCTAGAGCAAGGAACAAAGTTTGATATAGACTTTCAG GTTATTGCTGGAGGAAACTATGATGTTGACTGTTTTGTGACAGATCCCCTGAATAATATGCTGTATCAGGAGCGAAAAAAGCAATATGACAGCTTTTCCCATACAACAACCATGAAGGGAGTGTACACAGTCTGCTTCAGCAATGAGTTCTCAACATTCTCTCACAAAATTGTTTACCTGGACttcagaactggagaggatgACAGATTAATGCCCGACATGAACAGAGCGACGGCTCTCACACAG ATGGAGTCAGCCTGCCTGTCTATCCACGAGATCCTGAAAGTGGTTTCAGATTCTCAGACTTGGTATCGTCTTCGGGAGGCTCAGGACCGAATCAGGGCTGAAGACCTGAATGAACGCGTGCATTTTTGGTCCATTGGGGAGACCATCATCCTGTTTGTGGTCTGCATTGGCCAGGTGCTTATGCTTAAGAGTTTCTTCAATGAGAAGAAAGCCACCAGCACATAG